One Mesorhizobium sp. L-2-11 genomic region harbors:
- a CDS encoding haloacid dehalogenase type II, with product MSTFRPKYITFDCYGTLTNFDMAGAARRVYGERLSPEAMANFVEAFRGYRLDEVMGPWKPFLEVVQNSIERSCKRIGIQFKPEDAQRIYDEVPTWGPHPDVPAGLSRVAKEIPLVILSNSMNSLIMSNVEKLGAPFHTVITAEQVGAYKPLMKGFEYMLDKLGCGPEDITHVSSSFRYDLMTAYDLGIKSKVWVNRGHEPANPFYEYTEIKDIGGLAAAVGLEPVREVA from the coding sequence ATGTCGACGTTCAGACCGAAATACATCACCTTCGACTGCTACGGTACGCTCACCAATTTCGATATGGCCGGCGCGGCGCGGCGCGTCTACGGCGAGCGCCTCTCCCCAGAGGCGATGGCCAACTTCGTCGAGGCTTTTAGAGGCTATCGCCTTGACGAGGTTATGGGGCCATGGAAACCCTTCCTCGAGGTGGTACAGAATTCCATCGAACGCAGCTGCAAGCGCATCGGTATCCAGTTCAAACCCGAAGACGCCCAACGCATCTATGACGAAGTGCCGACCTGGGGTCCGCACCCCGACGTCCCGGCTGGCCTGTCCAGAGTGGCCAAGGAAATCCCACTGGTGATCCTGTCAAACTCCATGAACAGCCTGATCATGTCGAATGTGGAAAAGCTCGGCGCGCCCTTTCACACCGTCATCACCGCCGAACAGGTTGGCGCCTATAAGCCGCTGATGAAGGGCTTTGAATACATGCTCGACAAGCTCGGCTGCGGCCCGGAGGACATCACTCATGTGTCGTCCTCCTTCCGCTACGATCTGATGACCGCCTACGATCTCGGCATCAAGAGCAAGGTGTGGGTGAACCGCGGCCACGAGCCTGCAAACCCCTTCTACGAATATACCGAGATCAAGGATATCGGCGGGCTGGCCGCCGCAGTCGGCCTGGAGCCCGTTCGGGAAGTTGCTTGA
- a CDS encoding GNAT family N-acetyltransferase, which produces MTTRQIILEEMTAGHLEGAVELSRQVEWPHRREDWELAQSVSRGIVALEQERVVATIMMTPYGDNAAAINMVIVDAAMRGRGLGRKMMEEALAKAGERTCCLTATREGLPLYEKLGFVTTGEIVQHQGEALAVSAPARVSWAESGDLARLEVLDREAFGHDRSALMKQLFERAKFAVIRDEGDIQAFSAIRPFGRGLVIGPVVARSGAEAKALIDFLLAHHQGKFVRVDTDVSTDLAEWLIGRGLAHVGGGITMRRSMVRHKESKPAHHRTYALVSQALG; this is translated from the coding sequence ATGACCACACGACAGATCATCCTTGAAGAGATGACGGCGGGGCACCTGGAAGGCGCTGTCGAGTTGTCTCGCCAAGTTGAATGGCCGCATCGTCGCGAGGATTGGGAACTGGCCCAGTCGGTCAGCCGGGGGATCGTCGCCCTGGAACAAGAACGCGTGGTGGCGACCATCATGATGACCCCCTACGGCGACAATGCCGCCGCCATCAACATGGTGATCGTCGATGCGGCCATGCGCGGCCGCGGACTCGGCCGAAAGATGATGGAAGAGGCGCTTGCCAAGGCGGGTGAGCGCACCTGTTGCCTGACGGCGACACGGGAAGGCCTGCCGCTCTATGAGAAGCTGGGCTTCGTCACGACTGGCGAGATCGTCCAGCATCAGGGCGAGGCGTTGGCAGTTTCGGCGCCGGCCCGTGTATCCTGGGCAGAGAGCGGCGATCTTGCCCGCCTCGAGGTGCTGGATCGCGAGGCATTTGGCCATGACCGTTCGGCGCTGATGAAGCAGCTTTTCGAGCGCGCGAAGTTCGCTGTCATTCGCGATGAAGGCGATATCCAGGCCTTTTCCGCCATCCGGCCATTCGGCCGGGGGCTGGTCATCGGGCCGGTGGTGGCGAGAAGCGGTGCCGAGGCCAAGGCCCTGATCGACTTTCTGCTCGCCCATCATCAGGGCAAGTTCGTCCGTGTCGATACCGACGTTTCAACGGATCTTGCCGAATGGCTCATCGGGCGCGGCCTCGCGCACGTTGGCGGTGGGATCACGATGCGACGCTCCATGGTCAGGCATAAGGAAAGCAAGCCGGCGCATCACCGCACATATGCGTTGGTCAGTCAGGCACTTGGTTAA
- a CDS encoding aspartate aminotransferase family protein produces the protein MLANSLIELDRAHLVHPFSCYRSHEETGVRVLKSAKGATVTDASGKSLLDGFAGLWCVNIGYGQESVVEAAAKQLRELPYATGYFGLGSEPAIRLAARLAELAPGDLNHVYFTLGGSDAIDSTIRFIRYYYHAKGTPQKDQFISVEHGYHGSSTAGSGLTAIPAFHAGFGVPYDWQHKIPSHYAYRNPVGSDPQAIIDASVAALRAKIAQLGAGRVAAFYAEPIQGSGGVLVPPTGWLKALHAVCKEHDILFVVDEVITAFGRTGPLFACEEDEVVPDFMTTAKGLTSGYVPMGAVFISDRVYNTIADGAGKAPVGHGYTYSAHPVSAAVGLECLRLYEDSLLENGRKAGKRLMEGLRSLADHPLVGDIRGRGMLAAIELVTDKERKTPLPAAADPGRRIFERAWANGLVIRAFNSGILGFAPPLCCTDDDIDGILERTRVTLNQTLEDQDVRSAMKG, from the coding sequence ATGCTGGCAAATTCACTGATCGAACTCGATCGCGCACATCTGGTTCACCCGTTTTCGTGCTATCGGAGCCACGAGGAGACGGGCGTGCGGGTGCTCAAATCCGCCAAGGGCGCAACGGTGACCGATGCAAGCGGGAAAAGCCTGCTCGACGGATTCGCCGGTCTATGGTGTGTGAACATCGGCTACGGCCAGGAAAGTGTCGTTGAAGCAGCCGCCAAGCAGCTAAGGGAGCTTCCTTATGCGACGGGATATTTCGGGCTGGGATCCGAGCCTGCCATTCGCCTTGCTGCCAGGCTTGCCGAACTGGCGCCCGGCGATTTGAACCATGTCTATTTCACGCTGGGCGGTTCCGATGCAATCGACAGCACGATCCGTTTCATCCGCTACTACTACCATGCCAAGGGCACGCCGCAAAAGGACCAGTTCATCTCGGTCGAGCATGGCTACCATGGATCCTCGACGGCAGGGTCAGGTCTGACCGCGATCCCGGCTTTCCATGCGGGTTTCGGCGTGCCTTACGACTGGCAGCACAAAATTCCCTCGCACTACGCCTATCGCAATCCTGTCGGTTCCGACCCGCAGGCGATCATCGATGCATCGGTCGCGGCCCTGCGCGCCAAAATCGCGCAACTCGGCGCGGGCCGCGTTGCGGCATTTTACGCCGAACCCATCCAGGGTTCCGGCGGTGTCCTCGTTCCACCGACAGGTTGGCTGAAGGCTCTGCACGCCGTGTGCAAGGAACACGACATTCTGTTCGTTGTCGACGAAGTCATCACTGCCTTTGGCCGTACCGGTCCTCTCTTTGCCTGTGAGGAAGATGAGGTCGTGCCGGATTTCATGACCACGGCGAAGGGACTGACCTCGGGCTACGTGCCGATGGGCGCCGTCTTCATCTCGGACCGTGTGTACAATACGATCGCAGACGGAGCCGGCAAAGCGCCTGTCGGCCATGGCTATACCTATTCGGCCCATCCCGTGAGCGCGGCGGTCGGGCTCGAATGCCTGCGTCTCTACGAAGACAGCTTGCTCGAGAACGGGCGCAAGGCCGGCAAGCGCCTGATGGAAGGCCTTCGCTCGCTCGCCGACCACCCGCTGGTTGGCGACATTCGCGGCCGCGGCATGCTGGCAGCAATCGAGTTGGTCACCGACAAGGAGCGCAAGACGCCGCTGCCGGCAGCGGCCGATCCGGGGCGCCGCATCTTCGAGCGCGCGTGGGCGAACGGCCTTGTCATCCGCGCCTTCAACAGCGGCATTCTCGGCTTTGCGCCGCCGCTCTGCTGCACCGATGACGATATTGATGGAATCCTCGAACGCACCCGGGTGACCCTCAATCAAACCCTCGAGGACCAGGACGTGCGGTCTGCGATGAAGGGATGA
- a CDS encoding Lrp/AsnC family transcriptional regulator, with amino-acid sequence MKLDKIDIKILSQLQKNGRVTNVELADLVNLSPSPCLMRVKKLQAEGFITGYSAQIDVSKLGQTLTIFTEVTLKHHQQNDFARFLTAIQKVDSVIECHLVSGGYDYLVKFVTGGISEYQTIMERMIELDIGIDKYFSFVVLKSPIVKSHLPLDVIFDR; translated from the coding sequence ATGAAGCTCGACAAGATCGACATCAAGATCTTATCCCAACTGCAAAAGAACGGACGGGTCACGAATGTCGAACTCGCCGACCTGGTGAACCTTTCACCGAGCCCTTGCCTGATGCGGGTGAAGAAGCTTCAGGCGGAAGGCTTCATCACCGGCTATTCCGCCCAGATCGATGTGTCCAAGCTCGGGCAGACTCTGACGATCTTCACCGAAGTCACGCTCAAGCACCACCAGCAGAACGACTTCGCGAGATTTCTCACCGCAATTCAGAAAGTCGATTCTGTTATCGAATGCCATCTGGTTTCAGGCGGTTACGACTATCTTGTGAAGTTTGTCACCGGGGGCATCAGCGAGTACCAGACGATCATGGAGCGCATGATCGAACTGGATATCGGAATCGACAAATATTTCAGCTTCGTCGTGCTGAAGTCACCCATCGTCAAATCCCATTTGCCTCTCGACGTCATTTTCGACAGGTGA